The Geodermatophilaceae bacterium NBWT11 genome has a segment encoding these proteins:
- a CDS encoding glyoxalase/bleomycin resistance/dioxygenase family protein — MEVLTSRLLLRPTDPARSHGFYRDVLGLAVYREFGPPGHRGVVYLTGGGGLLEVSGSSATPPTGLALWLQVRDVRAEHERLAPLGVVTRAPVQEPWGLVECWLADPDGVPVVLVEIPADHPLRRDQR, encoded by the coding sequence GTGGAGGTCCTCACCAGCCGGCTGCTGCTGCGCCCGACCGATCCCGCGCGGTCGCACGGGTTCTACCGCGACGTGCTGGGCCTGGCGGTGTACCGCGAGTTCGGCCCGCCCGGGCACCGGGGCGTGGTCTACCTGACCGGCGGCGGGGGACTGCTGGAGGTCTCCGGCTCCTCGGCCACCCCGCCCACCGGGCTGGCGCTGTGGCTGCAGGTCCGCGACGTGCGCGCCGAGCACGAGCGGCTGGCCCCGCTGGGGGTGGTCACCCGCGCCCCGGTGCAGGAGCCGTGGGGCCTGGTCGAGTGCTGGCTGGCAGACCCCGACGGCGTCCCGGTGGTTCTGGTGGAGATCCCGGCCGACCACCCGCTGCGCCGCGACCAGCGGTGA
- a CDS encoding histone deacetylase, with translation MTPVWYAAYGSNTLASRFDCYLRGGRPAGGARTYPGCRDTAPPRASTALRVPGRLVFGGTSTVWGGGMAFLDDVAPGTAPARAWLVTAGQFADVAAQEMHAEPGTVALDAVPVGRHHLGPGRYETVVRLGDRDGVPVLTLTCPEPPPPAPPSAAYLRVLAAGLVEAGWPAAAVVDHLAVASTWARADVAALLVPAP, from the coding sequence GTGACGCCGGTCTGGTACGCCGCCTACGGCTCGAACACCCTCGCCTCCCGGTTCGACTGCTACCTGCGCGGCGGTCGGCCCGCCGGCGGAGCGCGCACGTACCCGGGTTGCCGGGACACCGCCCCGCCGCGGGCCTCGACGGCGCTGCGGGTGCCGGGCCGGCTGGTCTTCGGCGGGACGTCGACGGTGTGGGGCGGCGGGATGGCCTTCCTGGACGACGTCGCGCCGGGCACCGCGCCGGCCCGGGCCTGGTTGGTCACGGCCGGGCAGTTCGCCGACGTCGCCGCGCAGGAGATGCACGCCGAGCCCGGGACCGTCGCCCTCGACGCGGTCCCGGTCGGGCGGCACCACCTGGGCCCCGGCCGGTACGAGACGGTGGTGCGGCTCGGGGACCGGGACGGCGTCCCCGTGCTCACGCTGACCTGCCCGGAACCGCCGCCCCCCGCCCCGCCGTCCGCGGCCTACCTGCGCGTGCTGGCCGCCGGGCTGGTCGAGGCCGGCTGGCCGGCGGCCGCGGTGGTCGACCACCTCGCGGTTGCCTCGACGTGGGCCCGCGCCGACGTCGCCGCCCTCCTCGTCCCGGCACCCTGA
- a CDS encoding PucR family transcriptional regulator — MPSDRVQQLVDALAEQLQRSVVVDDPDVRLLATSRHFGDEDDVRVRAVLQRDAGSAAVAHVLGAGVRTWPQPAWIPAEPAIGMHPRWCVPLRWRGELLGLLMVIDADARLTVDEVALIGAASGEVAAVLVGDRHAADAATAARDADVAALLSRVAEERTRGLAALAGTAGTQVRAVVLALRDVGPDDGEHARAAVRRGLDALGTRGGTVLATVTDAGGTGLLVTAGPTDDATVAGLAAAAVGTVAEVAAGRFTCVAGTGPAVVGLDRGWVSHRTAELATRAVPRLQPGPVVDGTALGVHAVLLRVPPEDWDETALPAELTALRAGDPQGRLTATLAAWLDAGGNAPAAADALHVHRTTLHYRLDRVRELTGADLDDGATRLRLHLGLAVAELLG, encoded by the coding sequence GTGCCCTCCGACCGGGTCCAGCAGCTGGTGGACGCCCTCGCCGAGCAGCTGCAGCGCTCCGTCGTGGTGGACGACCCCGACGTGCGGCTCCTGGCCACCAGCAGGCACTTCGGCGACGAGGACGACGTGCGGGTGCGCGCGGTCCTGCAGCGCGACGCGGGCAGTGCCGCGGTCGCGCACGTGCTGGGGGCCGGCGTGCGCACCTGGCCGCAACCGGCCTGGATCCCGGCCGAGCCGGCGATCGGCATGCACCCGCGCTGGTGCGTCCCGCTGCGGTGGCGCGGCGAGCTGCTCGGCCTGCTGATGGTCATCGACGCCGACGCCCGGCTGACCGTCGACGAGGTCGCGCTGATCGGCGCCGCCTCGGGCGAGGTCGCCGCCGTCCTGGTCGGTGACCGGCACGCCGCCGACGCCGCGACCGCCGCCCGGGACGCCGACGTGGCCGCGCTGCTGTCCCGGGTGGCCGAGGAGCGCACGCGGGGCCTCGCAGCGCTGGCCGGCACCGCCGGGACCCAGGTGCGGGCGGTGGTGCTCGCACTCCGCGACGTCGGGCCCGACGACGGCGAGCACGCCCGGGCCGCCGTCCGCCGGGGTCTGGACGCGCTCGGCACCCGGGGCGGCACGGTGCTCGCCACCGTCACCGACGCCGGCGGCACCGGCCTGCTGGTCACCGCCGGCCCCACCGACGACGCCACCGTCGCGGGGCTCGCCGCTGCCGCGGTCGGGACCGTGGCCGAGGTCGCTGCCGGCCGGTTCACCTGCGTCGCGGGCACCGGCCCCGCGGTGGTCGGGCTCGACCGGGGCTGGGTGTCGCACCGGACGGCCGAGCTGGCGACCCGCGCCGTCCCCCGGCTGCAGCCCGGCCCGGTCGTCGACGGCACCGCCCTCGGAGTGCACGCCGTGCTCCTGCGGGTGCCCCCGGAGGACTGGGACGAGACCGCCCTGCCGGCCGAGCTCACCGCGCTGCGCGCCGGGGACCCGCAGGGCCGGCTCACCGCGACGCTGGCCGCCTGGCTGGACGCCGGCGGCAACGCCCCGGCCGCCGCCGACGCCCTGCACGTGCACCGCACGACCCTGCACTACCGGCTGGACCGGGTCCGCGAGCTCACCGGCGCCGACCTGGACGACGGCGCCACCCGGCTGCGCCTGCACCTGGGGCTGGCCGTCGCGGAGCTGCTCGGCTGA
- a CDS encoding DUF1349 domain-containing protein, giving the protein MARVIDPDLLAAAAWTTPPAATEHTDDGLRVTAVEGSDAWRHTSYGFVHDDAHALLAPFGARDALEVAFRLDYTEQFDQAGLVLRAGPEEWVKAGVEVSDGVPQVGAVVTHGTSDWSVSPVPDWAGRTVTVRASRDGDAVTLRARVDDEPFQLVRVAHVDPGLELRAGPYCCAPTRAGLTVLVTGWRRCAPDDALH; this is encoded by the coding sequence ATGGCCCGTGTGATCGACCCCGACCTCCTCGCCGCAGCCGCCTGGACCACCCCGCCCGCAGCCACCGAGCACACCGACGACGGGCTGCGGGTGACCGCCGTCGAGGGCAGCGACGCCTGGCGGCACACCTCCTACGGCTTCGTGCACGACGACGCGCACGCCCTGCTCGCCCCCTTCGGCGCCCGGGACGCCCTCGAGGTGGCGTTCCGGCTCGACTACACCGAGCAGTTCGACCAGGCCGGGCTCGTGCTGCGCGCCGGGCCCGAGGAGTGGGTGAAGGCCGGGGTCGAGGTGTCCGACGGCGTGCCGCAGGTGGGCGCCGTGGTCACCCACGGCACCTCGGACTGGTCGGTCTCCCCGGTGCCGGACTGGGCGGGTCGGACGGTCACCGTGCGGGCCAGCCGGGACGGCGACGCGGTCACGCTGCGGGCCCGGGTGGACGACGAGCCGTTCCAGCTGGTCCGGGTCGCCCACGTCGACCCCGGGCTGGAGCTGCGGGCCGGCCCGTACTGCTGCGCCCCCACGCGCGCCGGGCTGACCGTGCTGGTCACCGGCTGGCGGCGGTGCGCCCCGGACGACGCCCTGCACTGA
- a CDS encoding FtsX-like permease family protein — MGTRARVAAAPGPWLLSVVVLALAAVLAVLVPSAVAATADDAVRSAVVDAGTAADTVLTVPFTADLESPTARQDDSAAETRALAADVPGALPAGLAAAVAAPVATVRTRQLTLELPAPVAVALGPTTLRLDWLADPAPTWTAGTAPAAAAGEEVQAGLSAPVAAALGVGVGDRLAGRAPNGSLVDVLVTGVFAAADPDDRAWTTTPDLLAPSTRGAGGARQTDVAALLSDTSLPDARLAVGEGDLIRTLTLAARPAGVAADGAERVAAAVTALRAAPVVLGISPVPRVDSRLDAVLLAATDRLAAARAQAAVLVTAVGLATALVLLLGATVLVSRRAGVLAGTRARGGSLPGPGVALLAESAVLTALGLGLGLLVGTLLAPGPVPVGAALAGVVPVALAGLLALPVLGVRAADLATGGRRVPLDRRGRTRAHRERLLRRVAVDGALVLLAVGAVAALRARGLSGGALTVAAPAVAVLAGSVLVARVQPAVAGLLLRGAVRSRGAVPLLAAAGARSTAVLGPLALTAVTALVTVVLALGATASAGQVEASWTAVGADATVTAGSLPELPVAGAGLAVPARVTEGVQLSTPSGSDRTRLVVVDPAAYGELVDSTPLPDVEGLGDLAGDTVLALVTPDLTGATGSVLQDGTSVSFTVVGNLPAGPTTVLLSSAAVPADLAVPNTLWLTGPGAAQAAAEVAAAAPGADVVLRADRLAEVQQAPLTRGLAGLVLGVAGVLLALTVVVVLLSGSAGVRRRRSTSGVLRTLGLGERQARAVSLLELLPGVLATVVPGVALGALVTALVTGPLGLRLVTGQDADPALVVPWTVLALVVPPVLAVVALVVGEARARRRVTLAEVLREG, encoded by the coding sequence GTGGGCACCCGGGCCCGGGTCGCCGCGGCGCCGGGGCCGTGGCTGCTGTCGGTCGTCGTCCTCGCGCTGGCCGCGGTGCTGGCGGTCCTCGTGCCGTCGGCGGTCGCGGCCACCGCCGACGACGCCGTCCGCAGCGCGGTCGTGGACGCGGGCACGGCGGCCGACACCGTCCTCACCGTCCCGTTCACCGCCGACCTGGAGTCCCCGACCGCCCGGCAGGACGACTCCGCCGCCGAGACCCGGGCCCTGGCCGCCGACGTGCCCGGCGCCCTGCCGGCCGGGCTCGCCGCCGCGGTGGCCGCCCCGGTGGCGACCGTGCGCACCCGGCAGCTCACGCTGGAACTGCCGGCCCCGGTCGCCGTGGCACTGGGCCCGACGACGCTGCGGCTGGACTGGCTCGCCGACCCCGCACCGACCTGGACCGCGGGCACGGCCCCCGCGGCCGCAGCGGGCGAGGAGGTGCAGGCCGGGCTCTCCGCCCCGGTCGCGGCGGCCCTCGGCGTCGGGGTGGGCGACCGGTTGGCCGGGCGGGCGCCGAACGGGTCGCTGGTCGACGTGCTGGTCACCGGGGTCTTCGCCGCCGCGGACCCGGACGACCGGGCCTGGACGACGACGCCGGACCTGCTCGCGCCCAGCACCCGGGGTGCGGGCGGGGCCCGGCAGACCGACGTGGCCGCGTTGCTGTCGGACACGTCGCTGCCCGACGCCCGGCTGGCGGTCGGCGAGGGCGACCTGATCCGCACCCTCACGCTGGCCGCCCGCCCGGCCGGGGTCGCAGCCGACGGCGCCGAGCGGGTCGCGGCCGCCGTCACCGCGCTGCGCGCCGCCCCCGTGGTGCTGGGCATCTCGCCGGTGCCCCGCGTGGACAGCCGACTCGACGCGGTGCTCCTGGCGGCCACCGACCGGCTGGCCGCCGCCCGCGCCCAGGCCGCCGTGCTGGTCACCGCGGTGGGGCTGGCGACCGCCCTGGTGCTGCTGCTCGGCGCCACCGTGCTCGTCTCCCGCCGGGCCGGCGTGCTCGCCGGCACCCGGGCCCGCGGCGGGTCGCTGCCCGGGCCGGGGGTCGCACTCCTGGCCGAGTCGGCCGTGCTCACCGCGCTCGGCCTGGGGCTCGGCCTCCTGGTCGGCACCCTGCTCGCACCCGGTCCGGTGCCGGTCGGGGCGGCCCTGGCCGGGGTGGTGCCGGTCGCGCTGGCCGGGCTGCTGGCCCTGCCGGTGCTCGGCGTCCGGGCCGCCGACCTCGCCACCGGAGGACGCCGGGTGCCGCTGGACCGCCGCGGCCGGACCCGGGCGCACCGCGAGCGGCTGCTCCGCCGGGTGGCCGTCGACGGGGCCCTGGTGCTGCTGGCCGTCGGCGCCGTCGCCGCGCTGCGGGCCCGCGGGCTGTCCGGCGGGGCACTGACCGTCGCCGCGCCCGCGGTGGCCGTGCTCGCCGGGTCGGTGCTCGTGGCCCGGGTGCAGCCCGCGGTCGCCGGGCTGCTGCTGCGGGGCGCGGTGCGCTCGCGCGGAGCGGTGCCGCTGCTGGCCGCGGCCGGTGCCCGGTCCACCGCGGTCCTGGGACCCCTCGCGCTGACCGCCGTCACCGCGCTGGTCACCGTCGTGCTGGCGCTGGGCGCGACGGCGTCGGCCGGTCAGGTCGAGGCCTCCTGGACCGCCGTCGGAGCCGACGCCACGGTCACCGCCGGCTCGCTCCCCGAGCTCCCCGTCGCCGGTGCCGGGCTCGCCGTGCCGGCCCGGGTCACCGAGGGCGTGCAGCTGTCCACCCCGTCGGGCAGCGACCGCACCCGGCTCGTGGTCGTCGACCCCGCCGCCTACGGCGAGCTCGTCGACAGCACGCCGTTGCCCGACGTCGAGGGCCTGGGCGACCTGGCGGGGGACACCGTGCTGGCCCTGGTCACCCCCGACCTCACCGGGGCGACCGGCTCGGTGCTGCAGGACGGGACGTCGGTGTCGTTCACCGTCGTCGGCAACCTCCCGGCCGGGCCGACGACGGTCCTGCTGTCCTCGGCCGCGGTGCCCGCCGACCTCGCGGTGCCCAACACGCTCTGGCTGACCGGGCCGGGCGCGGCGCAGGCTGCCGCCGAGGTCGCCGCGGCCGCGCCCGGGGCCGACGTCGTGCTGCGCGCCGACCGGCTGGCCGAGGTGCAGCAGGCCCCGCTGACCCGTGGGCTCGCCGGTCTCGTCCTCGGCGTCGCCGGGGTGCTGCTCGCGCTGACCGTGGTGGTGGTGCTGCTGTCCGGCAGCGCGGGGGTCCGCCGACGACGGTCCACCTCCGGCGTGCTGCGCACCCTGGGGCTGGGGGAGCGGCAGGCCCGGGCGGTCTCGCTGCTGGAGCTGTTGCCCGGGGTGCTGGCCACCGTCGTCCCCGGCGTGGCGCTCGGGGCCCTGGTGACCGCCCTGGTCACCGGCCCGCTGGGGCTGCGGCTGGTCACCGGTCAGGATGCCGACCCGGCCCTCGTCGTGCCCTGGACGGTGCTCGCCCTCGTCGTCCCCCCGGTGCTGGCCGTGGTGGCGCTCGTGGTGGGTGAGGCACGGGCCCGCCGACGGGTGACGCTGGCCGAGGTGCTCCGCGAGGGGTGA
- a CDS encoding DUF222 domain-containing protein gives MARLVARTRFGVSLSIARVEVFASAAAQAAVEEAERIAQVSAGLLPPDATSRPTRLAELLVTEDTDRAGVHAVLRDVADAQAQLHALQAAAISRLAELQPAQQSLPGARADDPADPDRPDDWVADEVAVVLGIGIGSASVLVDKQRVLVEELPRVWGALADGEIDVRRCQVLVDALAHRKQSAGGGLPDDVVDAVAAQGLAWIGEGVGPTPLADRVGGALIAADPAEADRRAERRRRKQNVTTVGAGDGLAGLRADLLDAADAAAMQGVVDALAAVMRRGGDHRPIGQLRVEALKQLLTRPWETLPEEVARTCWDLRLRVDLADLDDCGPMTDQGEDAVSGPGTGVGAVGRLSVGPAAVAELLARFDALAPASPTGGGAVWFEVVDSSGRLRAISSSAEARAALRRGRGLGPPPAVDGYEPSAAQVRFVQARDRHCRFPGCARPAEYTDLDHVVPRDHDDPTAGGPTCVTNLASHQDTPHMNDALRHAYSQALGIVVMPVPVKDWFCSANAEARKRGT, from the coding sequence GTGGCTCGATTGGTCGCGAGGACCCGGTTCGGCGTCTCGCTCAGCATCGCCCGGGTCGAGGTGTTCGCCTCGGCTGCGGCGCAGGCGGCGGTGGAGGAGGCCGAGCGGATCGCGCAGGTGTCGGCCGGGCTGCTGCCCCCGGATGCCACCTCCCGGCCCACGCGGCTGGCGGAGCTCCTGGTCACCGAGGACACCGACCGGGCCGGCGTGCACGCCGTGCTGCGGGACGTCGCCGATGCCCAGGCCCAGCTGCACGCCCTCCAGGCGGCCGCGATCTCCCGGCTGGCGGAGCTGCAGCCCGCGCAGCAGTCCTTGCCCGGTGCCCGGGCCGACGACCCGGCCGATCCCGACCGTCCGGACGACTGGGTGGCCGACGAGGTCGCCGTGGTGCTGGGCATCGGGATCGGGTCCGCCTCGGTGCTGGTGGACAAGCAGCGGGTGTTGGTGGAGGAGCTGCCGCGGGTGTGGGGAGCACTGGCGGACGGGGAGATCGACGTCCGCCGCTGTCAGGTCCTCGTCGACGCCCTGGCGCACCGGAAGCAGTCCGCCGGGGGCGGACTCCCCGACGACGTCGTGGACGCGGTGGCAGCGCAGGGGCTGGCCTGGATCGGTGAGGGCGTGGGGCCCACCCCGCTGGCGGACCGGGTGGGTGGAGCGCTCATCGCCGCCGACCCGGCCGAGGCGGACAGGCGAGCCGAGCGTCGTAGGCGGAAGCAGAACGTGACCACCGTCGGTGCCGGTGACGGACTGGCGGGGCTCCGGGCGGACCTGCTCGACGCAGCGGATGCAGCAGCGATGCAGGGCGTGGTCGATGCCCTGGCCGCGGTGATGCGCAGGGGCGGTGACCACCGGCCGATCGGGCAGCTGCGGGTGGAGGCGCTGAAGCAACTGCTGACCCGGCCGTGGGAGACGCTGCCCGAGGAGGTGGCTCGGACGTGCTGGGACCTGCGACTGCGGGTGGACCTGGCCGACCTGGACGACTGCGGCCCGATGACGGACCAGGGCGAGGACGCCGTCTCCGGCCCGGGCACGGGGGTCGGCGCGGTCGGGAGGCTGTCGGTCGGCCCCGCCGCGGTGGCAGAACTGCTGGCCCGGTTCGACGCCCTCGCGCCCGCGAGCCCGACCGGTGGGGGTGCCGTGTGGTTCGAGGTCGTCGACAGCTCCGGCAGGCTCCGCGCGATCAGCTCATCGGCCGAGGCCCGTGCCGCTCTCCGCCGCGGTAGGGGACTCGGGCCACCACCGGCGGTCGACGGGTACGAACCCAGCGCCGCTCAGGTCCGCTTCGTGCAGGCCCGGGACCGGCACTGCCGGTTCCCCGGCTGTGCCCGACCGGCCGAGTACACCGACCTCGACCACGTCGTCCCACGCGATCACGACGACCCCACCGCCGGCGGCCCCACGTGCGTGACGAACCTGGCAAGTCACCAAGACACCCCCCACATGAACGACGCCCTGCGACACGCGTACTCCCAAGCCCTTGGCATCGTCGTTATGCCGGTCCCAGTGAAAGACTGGTTCTGTAGCGCAAACGCCGAGGCGAGGAAGCGTGGGACGTAA
- a CDS encoding recombinase family protein gives MTTPRSAAVYARISSDQAGEGLGVQRQVEDCLRLAEGLGWTVGEEYVDNDFSAYSGKPRPRYQQMLTDLASGDRDGVLVYHLDRLTRRPRELEEFLEVIDAAKVRHVKFVAGDADLGSGDGLLVARIMGAVAAGESAAKSRRVKRKLMQNAELGLPHGRSVRPFGFEQDAITHRPDEASVLRELAQRFVAGESLRSLCTDLEERGVKTVKGAPWHTHSLRYVLSNPRLAGLRSHNGQTVGKAVWEPIITEELHHRVLALIASRKMSSRRTPRAYLLSGMLRCGKCGGTLFSSRRQDSRRYVCLSGPDHRGCGGLTVVAAPLEQLITDYALFRLDSPAVANAIAGRSSADEESSRLGEQLSQEREPLDYLAEEFGVARIDRRHWEKARRPVEGRVKDLEKRLGKVTRTDSLTGLGTGEALRDQWAGLNLSRQSAILRTLIAHITIAPGQRGARALDPDRAEVTWLL, from the coding sequence ATGACGACACCCAGGTCAGCCGCGGTCTACGCCCGGATCAGCAGCGACCAGGCCGGGGAAGGTCTTGGCGTGCAGCGCCAGGTCGAGGACTGCCTCAGGCTCGCGGAGGGTCTCGGCTGGACTGTGGGCGAGGAGTACGTGGACAACGACTTCTCCGCCTACTCCGGGAAGCCACGCCCGCGCTACCAGCAGATGCTCACCGACCTCGCCTCTGGCGACCGAGACGGTGTGCTGGTCTATCACCTGGACCGCCTGACCCGCCGGCCACGGGAGCTCGAGGAGTTCCTCGAAGTGATCGATGCGGCCAAGGTCCGGCACGTCAAGTTCGTCGCCGGCGACGCCGACCTCGGCTCAGGTGACGGACTGCTGGTAGCCCGGATCATGGGCGCTGTCGCGGCCGGTGAGAGCGCGGCCAAGAGCCGCCGAGTGAAGCGCAAGTTGATGCAGAACGCCGAGCTTGGCCTACCCCACGGCCGCTCGGTGCGCCCGTTCGGCTTCGAGCAGGATGCGATCACGCACCGGCCCGATGAGGCTTCGGTGCTGCGCGAGCTGGCCCAGCGCTTCGTCGCCGGGGAGTCGCTGCGGTCCCTGTGTACGGACTTGGAAGAGCGTGGAGTCAAGACCGTGAAGGGCGCTCCCTGGCACACGCACAGCTTGCGCTACGTACTGTCCAACCCCCGCCTAGCCGGTCTGCGCTCCCACAACGGTCAGACGGTCGGCAAGGCTGTGTGGGAGCCGATCATCACCGAGGAGCTGCACCACCGGGTGTTGGCCCTCATCGCCTCACGCAAGATGTCTAGCCGACGCACCCCGCGCGCTTACCTGCTGTCGGGGATGCTCCGCTGCGGGAAGTGCGGTGGAACCCTCTTCTCTTCTCGCCGGCAGGACTCTCGCCGCTACGTCTGCCTGTCCGGCCCAGACCACAGAGGTTGCGGCGGGCTCACCGTGGTCGCGGCACCCTTGGAGCAGTTGATCACCGACTACGCACTGTTCCGGCTGGACAGCCCCGCCGTCGCCAATGCGATCGCTGGACGGAGCAGTGCCGATGAGGAGTCATCCCGGCTGGGCGAACAGCTCAGCCAGGAGCGGGAGCCGTTGGATTATCTCGCCGAGGAGTTCGGGGTCGCTCGAATCGACCGTCGCCATTGGGAGAAGGCCCGCCGACCGGTCGAAGGCCGTGTCAAAGACCTGGAGAAGCGACTGGGGAAGGTGACCCGGACCGACAGCCTCACGGGACTGGGCACCGGGGAGGCTCTGCGGGACCAGTGGGCCGGGCTCAACCTGTCCCGACAGTCGGCCATCCTTCGGACCCTGATTGCCCACATCACGATCGCACCTGGGCAGCGGGGAGCCAGAGCCCTGGACCCCGACCGTGCGGAAGTGACCTGGCTCCTGTAG
- a CDS encoding alpha/beta hydrolase, with amino-acid sequence MSTFTTTDGTDLDVRDTGPTDSGRTLVLMHGWSQSQSTFDRVVPTLAAQHRVVTYDHRGHGRSGKPDHGARVARLAADLAELVAHLGLTSYDLVGHSMGASVAWSHIDTHGTGALDSLVVIDQPSACVVLPWMTPEEGAAAGAILDFPSTEGFVGAVGAADATETRRAFLASMLSDVLPEEDMAFLFGENLQMPGPWGARLLLDHAMQDWRDVLPRIDVPTLVVAGEVSHVAPASQQWTAEHVPGAQLRTFSADEGGSHFPFYEGPEHFARVLLDFLAGTPGPRG; translated from the coding sequence ATGAGCACGTTCACCACCACCGACGGCACCGACCTCGACGTCCGGGACACCGGCCCCACGGACAGCGGCCGGACGCTGGTCCTGATGCACGGCTGGTCGCAGTCGCAGTCCACCTTCGACCGCGTCGTCCCCACCCTCGCCGCCCAGCACCGGGTGGTCACCTACGACCACCGCGGGCACGGCCGGTCCGGCAAGCCCGACCACGGCGCCCGGGTGGCCCGGCTGGCCGCCGACCTCGCCGAGCTGGTCGCGCACCTGGGGCTGACCTCCTACGACCTGGTCGGGCACTCGATGGGCGCCTCGGTCGCCTGGAGCCACATCGACACCCACGGCACCGGCGCCCTGGACTCCCTCGTGGTGATCGACCAGCCCAGCGCCTGCGTGGTGCTGCCCTGGATGACCCCGGAGGAGGGCGCCGCGGCCGGCGCGATCCTGGACTTCCCGAGCACCGAGGGCTTCGTCGGCGCGGTCGGCGCCGCCGACGCCACCGAGACCCGCCGGGCGTTCCTGGCCTCGATGCTGTCCGACGTGCTGCCCGAGGAGGACATGGCGTTCCTGTTCGGGGAGAACCTGCAGATGCCCGGACCGTGGGGTGCCCGGTTGCTGCTGGACCACGCCATGCAGGACTGGCGCGACGTGCTGCCGCGCATCGACGTCCCGACGCTCGTGGTGGCCGGAGAGGTCAGCCACGTGGCCCCGGCGTCGCAGCAGTGGACCGCCGAGCACGTCCCGGGTGCGCAGCTGCGCACGTTCAGCGCCGACGAGGGCGGGTCGCACTTCCCGTTCTACGAGGGACCGGAGCACTTCGCCCGGGTGCTGCTGGACTTCCTCGCGGGCACGCCCGGCCCCCGTGGCTGA
- a CDS encoding SDR family oxidoreductase encodes MADPRLARKVAIVFGGGLNTGGPDGVTSIGAATATTFARHGAQVVVVDRDEAAAQRTVDAVRTEGGTALALVADVTDADQVQDAVAAVIDEFGQLDVVQNTVGATRLGGVDELTLDDWHRTLALNLDSVFLSAQATLPHLLDRGGSIVNVSSTASIRWTGYPYPSYAAAKAGVNQLTRSLALQHADRGVRVNAVLAGLIDTPLVYQQLAGGSSVAEIRAERDAHSPTGRMGTAQDVADAALFLASDESRYVTGVLLPVDGGLSVRAV; translated from the coding sequence GTGGCTGACCCCCGGCTGGCCAGGAAGGTCGCGATCGTCTTCGGCGGTGGGCTGAACACCGGCGGTCCGGACGGCGTCACCAGCATCGGCGCGGCCACCGCCACCACGTTCGCCCGGCACGGCGCGCAGGTCGTCGTCGTCGACCGGGACGAGGCGGCCGCCCAGCGCACCGTCGACGCCGTCCGGACCGAGGGCGGGACGGCGCTGGCCCTCGTCGCCGACGTCACCGACGCCGACCAGGTGCAGGACGCCGTCGCCGCGGTCATCGACGAGTTCGGGCAGCTGGACGTCGTCCAGAACACCGTGGGCGCGACCCGGCTCGGCGGGGTGGACGAGCTGACCCTGGACGACTGGCACCGCACCCTCGCGTTGAACCTGGACAGCGTCTTCCTGTCCGCGCAGGCGACGCTGCCGCACCTGCTCGACCGCGGCGGGTCGATCGTCAACGTGTCCTCGACGGCGTCGATCCGCTGGACCGGCTACCCCTACCCCAGCTACGCGGCGGCGAAGGCCGGGGTGAACCAGCTGACCCGCAGCCTGGCCCTGCAGCACGCCGACCGCGGGGTCCGGGTCAACGCCGTGCTGGCGGGGCTGATCGACACCCCGCTGGTCTACCAACAGCTGGCCGGGGGCTCCTCGGTCGCGGAGATCCGCGCCGAGCGGGACGCACACAGCCCGACCGGGCGGATGGGCACCGCCCAGGACGTCGCCGACGCCGCGCTGTTCCTGGCTTCGGACGAGTCCCGCTACGTCACCGGCGTGCTCCTGCCGGTGGACGGCGGGCTGTCGGTGCGGGCGGTCTGA